The DNA sequence ACCGTGGCGGGACGCCCGTGGACCGTATTGTTCAGGCCAACCAGCGCCTTCTCGCAACCCTCTTCGCGCGCCATCCCCGTGATGCTGGGGCTGTTCGGCCTGCTCCTGGCAGGCGCCATCGCGCTGGTGGCGCGCTATCAGGAGCGAGCCTATGACGCGGTGTCGGCCTTGCACGAGACGACGGAAAAAAGCCTTCTCGAAAAGGACCTGATGCTGCAGGAGATGAAGCATCGCATCAAGAACTCCATCACCAGGGTGCTGGCGATCGCGCGGCAGACGGCTTCGCGGGCAACCGACGTCAATGAGTTTTCCGCTTCCTTCTCGGCCAGGCTGCAGGCGATGGCCGCCTCGCAGGACATGTTGACGCGCTCGCGCTGGCAGAAAGCCGACCTTGCCGATCTGCTGCGCATCGAGCTTGGCCAAGTGTTCGGCAAGGAACTGCCGGACGGGCTCCTGTCAGGCCCGGAGGTGCTGCTCGATGAAACAACGACGCAGGCGCTTGGGCTGACCTTTCATGAACTCGCCACCAACGCGCTGAAATACGGCGAAGCCGGCAATTTCGTTGGCGCTCTCAAGGTGAACTGGTCGCTGGAAGGGCGGGGGCGCGAGCGGACGCTGGCGCTGAACTGGCGGGAGGCGGGGAAGAAGAGGGTAGAGGCGCCATCGCGGACGGGATTCGGCACCAAGCTGATCGATCTCAATGTCACGCGCGAGCTGCGCGGCACGATCAGACGCGATTTTCAGGCCGATGGCCTCAAGGTGGAAATCAAAATTCCACTGGCCGGCTGAAACCCACCCGTCAGCGGCCCTAGCGGCCGACCCCCAGCCATGAAAATCCGGAGGCCCCTGGGCCTCCGGATTTTGACTTGTTATCGCTGAATCAGTTGCAGCGGGCCGTGTAGATCCGGCCGCGATGGTCGCGATACTGGCAGTAGCCGTTGCGCAGGTTGCGAACCAGCAGGCCGGAACCGGCACCGACGGCCGCGCCGATCAGGGCACCCTTGCCGCCGCCGACCAACCCACCCACGCCCGCGCCGATCAAGCCGCCGCCGACGACGTCCTGCTCGGTCGAGGTACAGCCGCTGACGGCAACCACCGCAACCATGGCAATAAGTATTTTCCGCATAGAGTCACTCCTCACTTGTGTCCACACTTTGGTAAGCTCCAACCGCCATTTAGCACGAAACGACGGCCTTTGCTGCTGCAATTTATTGTTGGCTAAGGTCGTCTTTTTCTGGGCGGTTCGTGTTCGATGCCATGACGACGTTGGATACGGCCAACGAAGCGTCAAGACTACCATCTGGCCGCACCTTCCAGACAATCTGATCGTAGTCGTCCTCCAAGGCGGGATCGACCGCGAGGCATTTGGCGACGACATGCTGCGCCTGCCCCTGCACGTCGCCCATCGCGAAGGGGCGCTCAGCGGTGCATTCGTCAGCAGTCGCAAAAACACTGACAGGGACCTGCAATTCCCGACATTCGGCCATTGTGTTCGAGCAACCGATCACCAGCAGCAACGCGGCTATGTGTTCCATGACAGATGTTCCTCTGGCCGCATTAACGGCCGGCATCGTCAAAAAGTTCCTGTCATTCCAACAGCGTTACACGAATAGTTCGGAGAAAACCGCGGCTCCTCACGCCGCGGCGTTGGCCTGCCCGGCGACTTCAATTGGCGCGACGGAGAGGAGAGCAGATTTAGTCAGGTCAACTGCCAGAAAATGGCCAGCACCATGATCGCGGCCGCGGCAAGAACGATCCCCTTCATCAACCCCCTACCTGCTTCAGGGAGTGCCTCCATGGAGGGTTCGGATTCCAGAAATTCGCCCATCGAAATACGGGCGGCTTGTTCCAATCTGTTCATGTCGGCAATCGTCAAGACATTCCTCCCGTACCGTGCTTCGAGCCTGCCAACAATCTCCGAAGGCGGGGCAGGTTCCGACGGTATCTGGGAAAAACAGCATCCGCGCTTATGGTGAACAGCCGGTTAAGGATTGTTGTTTGCCAGGCTCTCACTGCGTCTCGAAATTGCTGTGCGGCACGACAAGGCGATATTCGAGGTGGCCCTCGCCGATATCCAGGTTCGCGGTTCCGTTCAGGGATGCCGGCACCACCCGCTCCAACGCAACGCTTCCGAAGCGCCGTTGACCGCCGCCACCGCGATTGGCTTCTATCGTTTCGGCCCATGTCAGCGACAGCGCAACCTCCCCCGTGGCGGCAGCGTCGAGTTGGGCGGTAACCTCGACGAAGCCATCCGGCCGGGACAGGGCGCCGTAGCTCAACGAGTTGACGGCAAGTTCATGCATCGCCAGCCCGATATGCAGCGCGGCGTTGGGATTGAGGTAAGGATTGGCGCCACGAAAACGGAGGCTGTGCGACGGGTTCGCGCCATAGCGGCCGACCTGGCCCGCCACCAGTTCATGAAGGGCTGCCCCTCGCCAATTGGAGGATGTCACCAGATCCTGGGAGGAGGCCAGCGACTGCAGCCGGCCGCGGAAGCGCGTCAGGAAATCGCCGATGCCGTCGGAATAGCGACCGGTCTGGGTCGCGATGCTCTGGATGATCGCCAGGAGGTTCTTCGAGCGATGGCTGACTTCCCGCAGCAGCGTCGTCAACGTCTGTTCACGCCGCTTTTGCTCGGTCGTCTCGACCATGGTGGTGACGACGCCCTGTACATCGCCATCGTCGCCTCGGTCGGCATCGACCCAAATCTGAAACCAGCGAACGCCATTCTCGACCGGGACACTGATTTCAAGGCGCTGGGGATTGCCGGTCGCGATCACATCGCGCTTGGCGGCGCCGATGCGGTCGGTCTGCGCCGTCGGCAAAATGCCGTTGCCATCGACATCGTCGGAGGCCCAAGGGGCGCGCATGTTGCGGGCCCATACGGTCTTCATATCGCGATCCTGATAGAGGACGGAAATGCCGGCATTGTGGAGCGCGTGGAGAAGAGCCCGGCCAAGCTGCATGCCGCTCTCGGCGGGGTGCATGGCGATCACTTCATCGCCCCGTGCGCCTTCCTCTCTATCTGAAGTCCTCGAGCGCATCGGTCAACCTGTCCACCCCAACTCAGACTGAACCGCTCACCTGCCACATCGGTTCCAAATGAATCGGGATAACCACCCTTCCTAAAGCGGTCCGCCGGACGGCGTCCAGTAAAGGACACCGCCCGGCGGTGGCTGGAAACCGTTTGAGGGGTGCGGCTTCCAGTGTTCCTCTATTCAGTCGCCAGGCTCACGCCCGTCTGAAAAGGCCGGCCAAAAGCGAAATGACCAGGAATGCGAGGAAGATGAAGAACAATATCTGCGCGATACCGGCGGATGTGCCGGCGATACCGCCGAAACCAAGCGCGCCGGCAATAATCGCCACGACGAGAAATACGAGCGCCCAGTAAAGCATGGTTCATCTCCTTCCAATGATACGGTGAAAACGTGGGTAAATGCGGTTTGTTCCACCAATCGCCGAAAAAGCCGATGCTTGCAAACCGTTCCAGGCAGCGCGGGCTGGAAATTCGCTGGCGGCCGATCCGGCTTGTCAAGAAGGCCACCGAATGCATCGCACCCAGTGGCCTTTTATGTCCTTGTCCGGCTCGCGGAGGCCGCGATTTATGCAGCGGCCTTGGCCTGCCGGTCGAAGAAGAGCGCCTGGCTGATCAGCGCCTTCACCATGTCGGGATTGAACGGCTTGGTCACGAGGAAAGCAGGCTCCGGACGCTCTCCGGTCAGCAGACGCTCGGGAAAAGCGGTGATGAAGATTACCGGCACCGATGTCGACGAGAGGATTTCGTTCACCGCCTCGATGCCCGAGCTGCCGTCGGCGAGCTGGATGTCGGCCAGCACCATCTTCGGTCGGGTCTTGCCGAACATCGTCACCGCTTCGGCATGGGTCCGCG is a window from the Mesorhizobium australicum WSM2073 genome containing:
- a CDS encoding DUF1328 domain-containing protein, whose amino-acid sequence is MLYWALVFLVVAIIAGALGFGGIAGTSAGIAQILFFIFLAFLVISLLAGLFRRA
- a CDS encoding YMGG-like glycine zipper-containing protein; the protein is MRKILIAMVAVVAVSGCTSTEQDVVGGGLIGAGVGGLVGGGKGALIGAAVGAGSGLLVRNLRNGYCQYRDHRGRIYTARCN
- a CDS encoding sensor histidine kinase; this encodes MRSRTSDREEGARGDEVIAMHPAESGMQLGRALLHALHNAGISVLYQDRDMKTVWARNMRAPWASDDVDGNGILPTAQTDRIGAAKRDVIATGNPQRLEISVPVENGVRWFQIWVDADRGDDGDVQGVVTTMVETTEQKRREQTLTTLLREVSHRSKNLLAIIQSIATQTGRYSDGIGDFLTRFRGRLQSLASSQDLVTSSNWRGAALHELVAGQVGRYGANPSHSLRFRGANPYLNPNAALHIGLAMHELAVNSLSYGALSRPDGFVEVTAQLDAAATGEVALSLTWAETIEANRGGGGQRRFGSVALERVVPASLNGTANLDIGEGHLEYRLVVPHSNFETQ